In Pseudoxanthomonas indica, the following are encoded in one genomic region:
- a CDS encoding ABC transporter ATP-binding protein, giving the protein MFRFFEKQIDIYPAGEPATPPRTLFAFLLHFSRPLVPWLLVMSLLTGTISALEIVFFDFMGDLVDWLGKADRATFFAVHGQTLLGMAALVVVVFPLLVLLQALIIHQTIWGNYPMIARWLSHRYLLRQSVSFFQDEFAGRISQKVMQTALSIRETVMKLMDVFVYVVVYFVGTAILVGRADIRLVIPLVLWLAGYIAILVIFVPRLQKVSAEQSDARAQMTGRIVDSYTNIQTIKLFAHTLREQDYARDAMDEFMVTVHRQMRLVTLLTVSLHSINALLLASIGGIAVLAWQQGGISLGAIAVAIALVMRIRSMSDWILWEVAGLFENIGTVQDGMQTIAQPLAITDAGARELEVEHGEIRFEHLQFHYGRQSKVIQDLSLVIKPGEKVGIVGRSGAGKSTLVNLLLRFYDLEGGRILIDRQDIAQVTQESLRGNIGMVTQDTSLLHRSIRDNIRYGRPDASEGMIERAAQQAHADEFIRTLTDAKGRSAYDTHVGERGVKLSGGQRQRVAIARVLLKDAPILVLDEATSALDSEIEAAIQEQLYALMEGKTVIAIAHRLSTIAVLDRLVVMDEGRIIETGSHEELLAQDGLYAALWRRQSGGFIGLDLSEAH; this is encoded by the coding sequence ATGTTCCGATTCTTCGAAAAACAAATCGACATCTACCCGGCCGGCGAGCCGGCGACGCCACCGCGCACGCTGTTCGCGTTCCTGCTGCATTTCTCGCGTCCGCTGGTGCCCTGGCTGCTGGTGATGTCGCTGCTGACCGGCACCATCTCCGCACTGGAAATCGTGTTCTTCGATTTCATGGGCGATCTGGTCGACTGGCTGGGCAAGGCCGATCGCGCCACCTTCTTCGCCGTCCACGGGCAGACCCTGCTCGGCATGGCGGCGCTGGTGGTGGTGGTTTTTCCGCTGCTGGTGCTGCTGCAGGCGCTGATCATCCACCAGACGATCTGGGGCAACTACCCGATGATCGCGCGCTGGTTGTCGCACCGCTATCTGTTGCGCCAGAGCGTGTCGTTCTTCCAGGACGAATTCGCCGGGCGCATTTCGCAAAAGGTCATGCAGACGGCGCTGTCGATCCGCGAGACCGTGATGAAGCTGATGGACGTGTTCGTCTACGTCGTCGTCTACTTCGTCGGTACCGCGATCCTGGTGGGCCGGGCCGATATCCGCCTGGTCATTCCGCTGGTGCTGTGGCTGGCAGGCTACATCGCCATCCTGGTGATCTTCGTGCCGCGCCTGCAGAAGGTGTCCGCCGAGCAGTCCGATGCGCGTGCGCAGATGACCGGCCGCATCGTCGACAGCTACACCAACATCCAGACCATCAAGCTGTTCGCGCACACCCTGCGCGAACAGGACTACGCGCGCGATGCGATGGACGAGTTCATGGTCACGGTGCACCGGCAGATGCGCCTGGTGACCCTGCTGACGGTCAGCCTGCACAGCATCAATGCCTTGCTGCTGGCGAGCATCGGCGGTATCGCCGTGCTGGCCTGGCAGCAGGGCGGGATTTCACTGGGCGCGATCGCCGTGGCGATCGCCCTGGTGATGCGCATCCGCTCGATGTCGGACTGGATCCTGTGGGAAGTGGCCGGCCTGTTCGAGAACATCGGCACCGTGCAGGACGGCATGCAGACCATCGCCCAGCCGCTGGCCATCACCGATGCCGGCGCGCGCGAGCTGGAAGTGGAGCACGGCGAGATCCGTTTCGAGCACCTGCAGTTCCACTACGGTCGCCAGTCCAAGGTGATCCAGGATCTGTCGCTGGTGATCAAGCCGGGCGAGAAGGTCGGCATCGTCGGGCGCTCCGGCGCCGGCAAATCCACCCTGGTCAACCTGCTACTGCGTTTCTACGACCTGGAAGGCGGGCGCATCCTGATCGACCGCCAGGACATCGCGCAGGTCACCCAGGAATCGCTGCGCGGCAATATCGGCATGGTCACCCAGGACACCTCGCTGCTGCACCGTTCGATCCGCGACAACATCCGCTACGGGCGTCCCGATGCCAGCGAAGGCATGATCGAACGCGCAGCGCAGCAGGCGCATGCCGACGAGTTCATCCGCACCCTGACCGACGCCAAGGGACGCAGCGCCTACGACACCCATGTCGGCGAGCGCGGCGTCAAGCTTTCCGGTGGCCAGCGCCAGCGCGTGGCCATCGCCCGCGTGCTGCTCAAGGATGCGCCGATCCTGGTGCTGGACGAGGCGACGTCCGCACTGGACTCGGAAATCGAGGCTGCCATCCAGGAGCAGCTGTACGCATTGATGGAGGGCAAGACGGTGATCGCGATTGCCCATCGTCTGTCCACCATCGCCGTACTCGATCGCCTGGTGGTGATGGACGAAGGCCGGATCATCGAGACCGGCAGCCACGAAGAACTGCTCGCACAGGACGGGCTGTACGCCGCGCTGTGGCGTCGCCAATCCGGTGGCTTCATCGGCCTGGATCTGAGCGAAGCGCACTGA
- a CDS encoding efflux transporter outer membrane subunit, whose translation MVIRPLITLLAASLLAACATVGPDYRAPELAPAALPSAQADSFTAERPVANWWSQFGDPTLDQLIADGLAANPDLWIAASRVAEARAVFSERRLDLAPHVTLGAEQTRSKQAVPGAGRVETEVDSVGFDAAWELDLFGRVRRSAEAAHADLQAQRNDMAAMQVSVAAELARNYFELRGYQQRLEVARKTLDNLGETQRLTESRWRLGAGTELEVQSSLARMKAIEASLPVLETAEAQSRHRIEVLTGRRPGTLDAVLVARPTPALVKALAIGDTTQLLRQRPDVRAAERRLASATARVGVATADLFPRVSIRGFVGFLAGDFSGLVNGDNKAWAVTPSVSWAAFDLGSVRARLRATEAQNDGALAEYEKAVLAALEDTENALMGYGKRQTQLLRVSEQANAARRASELADARYRAGASDFLTLLDAQRTQLAADDALAQAEAGVNVGVVAVYKSLGGWGEADVDPTLASVGHY comes from the coding sequence ATGGTAATCCGTCCTCTCATCACCCTACTCGCCGCCTCGCTGCTGGCTGCCTGCGCCACGGTGGGGCCGGATTACCGCGCGCCGGAACTGGCGCCGGCCGCCCTGCCCAGCGCGCAGGCCGACTCCTTCACCGCCGAACGGCCGGTCGCCAACTGGTGGTCGCAGTTTGGCGATCCCACCCTGGATCAGCTGATTGCCGACGGCCTGGCCGCCAATCCGGATCTGTGGATTGCCGCCTCGCGCGTGGCCGAGGCGCGCGCGGTGTTCAGCGAACGTCGCCTCGATCTGGCGCCACACGTGACGCTCGGCGCCGAACAGACCCGCAGCAAGCAAGCGGTGCCGGGCGCGGGTCGCGTTGAAACCGAAGTGGACAGCGTCGGCTTCGATGCGGCCTGGGAACTGGATCTGTTTGGCCGCGTGCGCCGCTCCGCCGAGGCCGCGCATGCGGATCTGCAGGCGCAACGCAACGACATGGCGGCCATGCAGGTCAGTGTCGCCGCCGAACTGGCGCGCAACTACTTCGAGTTGCGTGGCTACCAGCAACGGCTCGAGGTGGCGCGCAAGACCCTGGACAACCTCGGCGAGACCCAGCGCCTGACCGAATCGCGCTGGCGCCTGGGCGCCGGCACCGAACTGGAAGTGCAGAGCAGCCTGGCGCGGATGAAGGCAATCGAAGCCAGCCTGCCGGTCCTGGAAACGGCCGAGGCGCAGTCGCGTCATCGCATCGAGGTGCTGACGGGTCGGCGACCCGGCACCCTGGATGCGGTATTGGTCGCACGCCCGACGCCGGCGCTGGTGAAGGCTTTGGCGATTGGCGATACCACCCAGTTGTTGCGGCAACGTCCGGACGTGCGCGCGGCAGAACGCCGCTTGGCCTCCGCCACGGCACGCGTCGGCGTGGCCACCGCAGACCTGTTCCCGCGCGTCAGCATCCGCGGTTTCGTCGGGTTTCTTGCCGGGGATTTCAGCGGCCTGGTCAATGGCGACAACAAGGCCTGGGCGGTGACGCCGTCGGTGAGCTGGGCGGCCTTCGACCTGGGCAGCGTGCGTGCGCGCTTGCGTGCGACCGAGGCACAGAATGATGGCGCACTGGCCGAGTATGAAAAGGCCGTGCTGGCGGCGCTGGAAGATACCGAGAACGCGCTGATGGGCTATGGCAAACGACAGACGCAGTTGTTGCGCGTCAGCGAACAGGCCAACGCAGCCCGGCGTGCTTCGGAGTTGGCCGACGCGCGCTATCGCGCCGGTGCGTCCGACTTCCTGACCCTGCTCGATGCACAGCGTACCCAGCTGGCCGCCGACGATGCCTTGGCGCAGGCCGAAGCCGGCGTCAACGTGGGCGTGGTGGCGGTGTACAAGTCGCTCGGTGGCTGGGGCGAGGCCGATGTCGATCCCACGCTGGCAAGCGTGGGTCACTACTGA
- a CDS encoding helix-turn-helix domain-containing protein codes for MVKVSDTLGKRLLQARSASGMTQGELAEAVGITQPSYSALERDISKSTSKIGSLARLLGVDAYWLETGEGAMRRSGLSEALTDYALPPETRRILHSLGKMTERKRKALLELISYSE; via the coding sequence ATGGTCAAAGTCAGCGACACCTTAGGGAAGAGATTGCTGCAGGCAAGAAGCGCCAGCGGAATGACGCAAGGCGAGCTGGCCGAAGCTGTCGGAATCACGCAGCCGAGTTATTCCGCACTGGAGCGGGATATCAGCAAGAGCACCAGCAAGATCGGTTCGCTCGCACGATTGTTGGGCGTGGACGCCTACTGGCTGGAAACGGGCGAAGGTGCGATGCGCCGTTCGGGTCTTTCCGAAGCACTCACCGATTATGCGCTGCCACCGGAGACGCGCCGGATTCTGCATTCGCTCGGAAAAATGACGGAGCGCAAGCGCAAGGCCTTGCTGGAGTTGATCAGCTACTCCGAGTGA
- a CDS encoding oxidoreductase, with translation MTTPLNVALIGYGYVGKVFHAPLLSHTPGFHLHTVVSRDAGKVHADLPHMRVVADAQQAFADPAIDLVVIASPNDSHASLALAALDHGKHVVVDKPFTVTVAEAESVIARARDRGRLVSVFQNRRWDADFLTVQQLVRDDVLGDIAELHSHFDRYRPQVQSRWRESAAAGAGLWFDLGPHLLDQAVQLFGMPLALQVDLALQRQDAQAPDYFHAQLRYRRCRVHLHAGSLVAANGLRFAVHGQRGSYQKHGLDGQEQALRAGTQPGEMGWGEDSESGRLELVDGEGHVSVQTLPSQPGDYRRYYQAMHAAMVDGTPPPVSAEQALALMRLIALGERSNAERRELTVA, from the coding sequence ATGACGACCCCACTCAATGTCGCCCTGATTGGCTATGGATATGTCGGCAAGGTGTTCCACGCCCCCCTGCTGTCGCATACGCCCGGTTTTCATCTGCATACGGTGGTCTCCCGCGATGCCGGCAAGGTCCATGCGGACCTGCCGCACATGCGCGTGGTGGCGGACGCGCAGCAGGCCTTTGCCGATCCGGCCATTGATCTGGTGGTGATCGCCTCGCCCAACGACAGCCATGCGTCGTTGGCGTTGGCGGCGTTGGACCATGGCAAGCATGTGGTGGTGGACAAGCCGTTCACCGTGACCGTGGCCGAGGCGGAATCGGTCATCGCCCGCGCCCGCGACCGTGGAAGACTGGTGAGTGTTTTCCAGAACCGGCGCTGGGACGCGGATTTCCTGACCGTGCAGCAGCTGGTCCGCGACGATGTATTGGGTGACATCGCCGAATTGCATTCGCATTTTGATCGCTACCGACCGCAAGTGCAGTCGCGCTGGCGCGAGAGTGCCGCGGCGGGCGCCGGCCTGTGGTTCGACCTGGGGCCGCATCTGCTCGATCAGGCGGTGCAACTGTTCGGCATGCCGCTGGCCTTGCAGGTAGATCTGGCCCTGCAGCGCCAGGACGCGCAGGCGCCTGACTACTTCCATGCGCAGCTTCGTTACCGCCGGTGCCGCGTGCATCTGCATGCGGGAAGCCTGGTCGCCGCCAACGGACTCCGCTTTGCCGTCCATGGGCAGCGCGGCAGCTATCAGAAGCACGGGCTCGATGGGCAGGAACAGGCGCTGCGCGCCGGCACGCAGCCGGGCGAGATGGGGTGGGGCGAAGACTCGGAATCCGGTCGCCTCGAGCTGGTCGATGGCGAAGGCCATGTCTCCGTGCAGACCCTGCCCAGCCAACCCGGCGACTACCGGCGCTACTACCAGGCCATGCATGCGGCCATGGTCGATGGCACGCCGCCGCCGGTAAGCGCAGAGCAGGCACTGGCGCTGATGCGCCTGATCGCGTTGGGTGAACGCAGCAATGCCGAGCGTCGCGAGCTCACCGTGGCGTGA
- a CDS encoding BON domain-containing protein: protein MKSTHASRTLLTAALSSGLLFATATVLALPETEPEEQNRAQADKHKGESEQPASDTWITTKVKADLLATEDVSGLDIKVETVNGVVSLSGRVDSQAQIDKAVSVSRAIKGVSKVDSKGLKVGKP from the coding sequence ATGAAGTCCACGCATGCTTCCAGGACGCTGCTGACCGCCGCACTGAGCAGCGGACTGCTGTTCGCCACTGCCACCGTGCTTGCCCTGCCTGAAACCGAGCCGGAAGAACAGAACCGGGCGCAGGCCGACAAGCACAAGGGTGAGTCGGAGCAACCCGCCAGCGATACCTGGATCACCACCAAGGTGAAGGCGGATCTGCTGGCCACGGAAGATGTTTCCGGCCTGGATATCAAGGTGGAAACGGTCAACGGCGTGGTCAGCCTGAGCGGTCGCGTCGACAGCCAGGCGCAGATCGACAAGGCCGTGTCGGTATCGCGCGCCATCAAGGGTGTCAGCAAGGTCGACAGCAAGGGCTTGAAGGTGGGCAAGCCGTAA
- a CDS encoding lipocalin family protein encodes MARLLLMLGLLLITAASQAAQPLTSVPRLDVPRYAGQWYEIAHLPMRYQKDCLTDITANYTVKPDGSIAVRNTCRTAKGTEVAEGVARPVPGHPARLEVSFAPGWLSWLPFVWADYWVIAIDPDYQWAIVGEPDRDYLWILSRSPSMERARFESLKARAAAMGHDLEPLIIPAGTLR; translated from the coding sequence ATGGCACGCTTGCTGCTGATGCTGGGCCTGTTGCTGATCACCGCCGCTTCCCAGGCCGCGCAGCCGTTGACCTCGGTACCTCGGCTGGATGTGCCACGCTACGCCGGGCAGTGGTATGAGATTGCCCACCTGCCCATGCGATACCAGAAGGATTGCCTCACCGATATCACCGCCAACTACACGGTGAAGCCGGATGGCAGCATCGCGGTCCGCAATACCTGTCGCACCGCCAAGGGCACGGAGGTGGCCGAGGGCGTTGCCAGGCCGGTGCCCGGACATCCCGCACGCCTGGAAGTGAGTTTCGCACCCGGGTGGTTGTCGTGGTTGCCCTTCGTGTGGGCGGACTATTGGGTGATCGCGATCGATCCCGACTATCAGTGGGCAATCGTCGGTGAGCCGGATCGCGACTATCTGTGGATACTGTCGCGCTCACCCAGCATGGAGCGTGCGCGCTTCGAATCCCTCAAGGCACGCGCCGCCGCCATGGGCCATGACCTGGAACCGTTGATCATTCCCGCCGGCACGCTGCGCTGA
- a CDS encoding XAC0095 family protein: MQQAMDVTTQAEPGVYCFSEDTQLELIQLRDRMALYADMIAAGDERGADASLTLSTRQLAACFREMAADLGLVLGRTVWRRA, translated from the coding sequence GTGCAGCAAGCGATGGATGTCACTACGCAAGCCGAGCCGGGGGTTTACTGTTTCAGCGAAGACACGCAACTGGAGTTGATCCAGTTGCGCGATCGCATGGCGTTGTACGCCGACATGATCGCGGCGGGCGACGAGCGCGGTGCCGACGCTTCGTTGACGTTGTCGACGCGCCAGCTGGCCGCTTGCTTCCGCGAGATGGCGGCGGATCTGGGCCTGGTGCTAGGACGCACGGTCTGGCGTCGCGCCTGA
- a CDS encoding DUF1254 domain-containing protein, translating into MIHSRWFLPVACAAAVALALPGCKREPEAVAPATDAAPAATAPAVTASNELTDIAKEAYIYGYPMVDNYRVQYSYFVDSKSPEYKGGWNEIHNTARVFTPDDKTIQTPNSDTPYSALGADLRAEPLVISVPAVEKGRYYSAQFVDMYTYNFAYVGSRATGNDAGNYLLAGPDWKGDTPAGIKQVIRSETQLAFVLFRTQLFDAKDIDKVKKIQAGYKAQPLSSFLKTAPPPPAPKIDFIAPLTPEQQKTSPEFFRVLNFLLQFTPPVPSETDLMARFAKIGVGAGKPFDPAQLPPETRKAVDDGIAAAWKTFNDYKLGQIDTGKESSADAFGTRDHLQGNYLRRMAGAVLGIYGNSKDEAIYPAYFVDANGAKLDGAGGGYTLRLAADQLPPVNAFWSVTLYELPSSLLSVNPLNRYLINSSMLPSLKKDADGGVTIYVQHESPGKDKEANWLPAPKGPFFLAMRLYWPKPEALDGSWKAPPLQPVAAAP; encoded by the coding sequence ATTCCCGTTGGTTCCTGCCCGTGGCCTGCGCCGCGGCTGTCGCGCTGGCACTGCCCGGCTGCAAGCGCGAACCCGAAGCCGTCGCCCCCGCCACCGATGCGGCGCCCGCCGCCACGGCCCCCGCCGTGACCGCCAGCAACGAACTGACCGACATCGCCAAGGAGGCCTATATCTACGGCTATCCGATGGTCGACAACTATCGCGTGCAGTATTCGTACTTCGTCGATAGCAAGAGTCCGGAATACAAGGGTGGCTGGAACGAAATCCACAACACCGCGCGCGTGTTCACCCCGGATGACAAGACCATCCAGACACCCAACTCGGACACGCCGTACTCGGCGCTGGGCGCGGATCTGCGCGCCGAGCCGCTGGTCATCAGCGTGCCGGCGGTGGAGAAGGGCCGCTACTACTCGGCGCAGTTCGTCGACATGTACACCTACAACTTCGCCTACGTGGGCAGTCGCGCCACCGGCAATGACGCCGGCAATTACCTGCTGGCCGGACCGGACTGGAAGGGCGACACGCCGGCCGGCATCAAGCAGGTGATCCGCTCGGAGACGCAGCTGGCCTTTGTGCTGTTCCGCACGCAGCTGTTCGACGCCAAGGACATCGACAAGGTCAAGAAGATCCAGGCCGGCTACAAGGCGCAGCCCTTGTCGAGCTTCCTGAAGACCGCGCCGCCGCCGCCCGCTCCGAAGATCGACTTCATCGCACCGCTGACGCCCGAGCAGCAGAAGACCTCGCCGGAGTTCTTCCGGGTGCTCAACTTCCTGCTGCAGTTCACCCCGCCCGTGCCCAGCGAGACCGATCTGATGGCACGCTTCGCGAAGATCGGCGTGGGCGCCGGCAAGCCCTTCGATCCCGCGCAACTGCCGCCGGAAACGCGCAAGGCCGTCGACGACGGCATCGCTGCGGCCTGGAAGACCTTCAACGACTACAAGCTGGGCCAGATCGACACCGGCAAGGAAAGCAGCGCCGACGCCTTTGGCACGCGCGATCACCTGCAGGGCAACTATCTGCGGCGGATGGCCGGGGCCGTGCTGGGCATCTATGGCAACTCTAAGGATGAAGCGATCTATCCGGCGTACTTCGTCGACGCCAACGGCGCCAAGCTGGACGGCGCCGGTGGCGGCTACACGCTGCGCCTGGCCGCCGATCAGTTGCCGCCCGTGAACGCATTCTGGTCGGTGACGCTGTACGAACTGCCCTCCAGCCTGCTCAGCGTCAATCCGCTCAACCGCTATCTGATCAATTCCTCGATGTTGCCATCGCTGAAGAAGGACGCCGATGGCGGGGTGACGATCTACGTGCAGCACGAATCGCCGGGCAAGGACAAGGAAGCCAACTGGCTGCCGGCGCCCAAAGGGCCATTCTTCCTTGCGATGCGCCTGTACTGGCCGAAACCCGAGGCGTTGGACGGTTCCTGGAAGGCGCCGCCGCTGCAGCCGGTGGCCGCCGCGCCGTGA